In Nicotiana tabacum cultivar K326 chromosome 2, ASM71507v2, whole genome shotgun sequence, the following proteins share a genomic window:
- the LOC107777566 gene encoding eukaryotic initiation factor 4A-9-like: MAGAAPEGSQFDARQYDSKMTELLNAEGQDFFTSYDEVYDSFDAMGLKENLLRGIYAYGFEKPSAIQQRGIVPFCKGLDVIQQAQSGTGKTATFCSGILQQLDYELLDCQALVLAPTRELAQQIEKVMRALGDYLGVKVHACVGGTSVREDQRILSSGVHVVVGTPGRVFDMLRRQSLRPDHIKMFVLDEADEMLSRGFKDQIYDIFQLLPPKIQVGVFSATMPPEALEITRKFMNKPVRILVKRDELTLEGIKQFYVNVDKEEWKLETLCDLYETLAITQSVIFVNTRRKVDWLTDKMRSRDHTVSATHGDMDQNTRDIIMREFRSGSSRVLITTDLLARGIDVQQVSLVINYDLPTQPENYLHRIGRSGRFGRKGVSINFVTSDDERMLSDIQRFYNVVIEELPANVADLL; the protein is encoded by the exons ATGGCGGGTGCAGCTCCTGAAGGATCACAGTTTGATGCTCGTCAGTATGATTCGAAAATGACAGAGTT GCTAAATGCTGAAGGGCAAGATTTCTTTACCTCATACGATGAGGTCTATGATAGTTTTGATGCCATGGGATTGAAGGAGAACCTCCTCAGGGGCATTTATGCATACG GTTTTGAGAAACCCTCAGCAATTCAACAAAGAGGAATTGTACCTTTCTGCAAAGGTCTTGATGTGATTCAACAAGCTCAGTCTGGAACTGGAAAGACTGCTACGTTTTGCTCTGGAATTCTGCAACAACTAGACTATGAACTACTAGACTGTCAAGCTTTGGTCTTGGCACCTACTCGTGAGCTTGCACAGCAAATTGAAAAGGTCATGCGAGCACTTGGAGACTATCTTGGTGTCAAGGTTCATGCTTGTGTGGGAGGCACCAGTGTCCGTGAGGATCAACGCATCCTTTCAAGTGGGGTTCACGTTGTTGTGGGAACCCCTGGACGTGTATTTGACATGCTAAGGAGACAGTCTCTCCGCCCTGATCACATAAAGATGTTTGTATTGGACGAGGCTGATGAAATGCTTTCCAGAGGCTTCAAGGATCAG ATCTATGATATTTTCCAGCTCTTGCCTCCTAAGATTCAGGTTGGTGTTTTCTCTGCCACAATGCCTCCTGAGGCCCTTGAGATCACAAGGAAGTTCATGAACAAACCCGTGAGGATTCTTGTGAAACGTGACGAACTGACCTTAGAAGGTATTAAGCAGTTTTATGTGAATGTAGATAAGGAAGAATGGAAGCTTGAGACCCTTTGTGATCTGTATGAAACCTTAGCCATCACACAGAGTGTGATATTTGTGAATACTCGTCGCAAAGTTGACTGGTTGACTGACAAGATGCGGAGCAGAGACCATACTGTCTCGGCCACTCATGGTGACATGGATCAGAATACTAGGGATATTATAATGCGCGAATTTCGTTCTGGTTCCTCTCGTGTTCTCATCACCACCGATCTTTTGGCCAGAGGAATTGATGTCCAACAAGTTTCCCTTGTCATAAATTATGATCTCCCCACTCAACCTGAGAATTACCTTCATCGTATTGGACGTAGTGGGAGGTTTGGTAGGAAGGGTGTTTCAATCAACTTCGTAACCAGCGACGATGAGAGAATGCTGTCTGACATTCAGAGGTTTTACAATGTGGTGATTGAGGAGCTCCCAGCAAATGTTGCTGATCTCCTGTAA
- the LOC107777567 gene encoding THO complex subunit 6 isoform X2, translated as MVTVMDCRNWDENVYRDSILLERESQCRTVFRTAFAPNPNPNHNSYPDLIVAAISDGSIASYSISSCLDLSSAGNSLVPVAESSWLVQGHDGPAYDVKFYGNDEDSLLLSCGDDGRIRGWKWKELLGSKEPVQGGTSQPMLDLVNPQQKGPWGALSPIPENNCMAVNTQTGSIFAAAGDSCAYCWDVEKNEIKMVLKGHSDYLHCIVARNSHNQVITGSEDGTTRIWDCRTGKCIQIIDPQKDKKSRELFPYVSCIALDASESWLVLAVGAEPLLSRFDLNGDIISQIPCAPQSLFSISLHPSGVTAVAGYGALVDIVSQFGSHLCTFQC; from the exons ATGGTGACAGTCATGGACTGCAGGAATTGGGACGAAAACGTATACAGAGACTCCATTTTACTGGAGAGAGAATCGCAATGCCGAACTGTTTTCCGTACTGCATTCGCCCCGAACCCGAATCCAAACCATAATTCTTATCCGGACCTCATCGTTGCCGCCATTAGCGACGGCTCTATTGCCTCTTACTCCATATCCTCTTGCCTC GATTTGAGCTCCGCGGGCAA TTCGTTGGTGCCAGTGGCTGAATCTAGTTGGCTGGTACAAGGACATGATGGACCTGCTTATGATGTTAAATTTTATGGTAACGATGAGGATTCACTGTTATTGAG TTGTGGTGATGATGGTCGGATTCGTGGATGGAAATGGAAAGAATTATTGGGGTCTAAGGAGCCGGTGCAAG GAGGCACATCACAGCCAATGCTTGACTTGGTGAATCCTCAACAAAA AGGTCCGTGGGGTGCACTTTCTCCAATTCCAGAGAATAATTGCATGGCCGTTAATACTCAG ACTGGATCCATTTTTGCTGCTGCTGGTGATTCTTGTGCATACTGCTGGGATGTG GAGAAGAATGAAATAAAGATGGTTTTGAAAGGACATTCAGACTACTTGCATTGCATTGTTGCTCGAAATTCTCACAATCAG GTTATAACTGGTTCAGAGGACGGGACAACACGAATATGGG ATTGCAGAACTGGTAAATGTATTCAAATAATTGATCCACAGAAGGATAAGAAGTCGAGGGAGTTGTTTCCATATGTCAGTTGCATTGCTCTTGATGCAAGTGAGAGTTGGCTG GTTTTAGCGGTTGGAGCGGAGCCCCTGCTTAGTCGCTTTGACCTGAACGGAGATATTATTTCACAGATACCATGTGCTCCTCAGTCACTCTTTTCCATTTCTTTACATCCTTCAGGG GTCACAGCAGTAGCTGGTTACGGAGCATTAGTGGATATTGTGTCGCAATTTGGGAGTCATTTGTGCACATTCCAGTGCTGA
- the LOC107777567 gene encoding THO complex subunit 6 isoform X1 encodes MVTVMDCRNWDENVYRDSILLERESQCRTVFRTAFAPNPNPNHNSYPDLIVAAISDGSIASYSISSCLDLSSAGNSLVPVAESSWLVQGHDGPAYDVKFYGNDEDSLLLSCGDDGRIRGWKWKELLGSKEPVQGGTSQPMLDLVNPQQKGPWGALSPIPENNCMAVNTQTGSIFAAAGDSCAYCWDVEKNEIKMVLKGHSDYLHCIVARNSHNQVITGSEDGTTRIWDCRTGKCIQIIDPQKDKKSRELFPYVSCIALDASESWLACGSGRSLSVWNLPACECVSRITTGAANQDVIFDDNQVLAVGAEPLLSRFDLNGDIISQIPCAPQSLFSISLHPSGVTAVAGYGALVDIVSQFGSHLCTFQC; translated from the exons ATGGTGACAGTCATGGACTGCAGGAATTGGGACGAAAACGTATACAGAGACTCCATTTTACTGGAGAGAGAATCGCAATGCCGAACTGTTTTCCGTACTGCATTCGCCCCGAACCCGAATCCAAACCATAATTCTTATCCGGACCTCATCGTTGCCGCCATTAGCGACGGCTCTATTGCCTCTTACTCCATATCCTCTTGCCTC GATTTGAGCTCCGCGGGCAA TTCGTTGGTGCCAGTGGCTGAATCTAGTTGGCTGGTACAAGGACATGATGGACCTGCTTATGATGTTAAATTTTATGGTAACGATGAGGATTCACTGTTATTGAG TTGTGGTGATGATGGTCGGATTCGTGGATGGAAATGGAAAGAATTATTGGGGTCTAAGGAGCCGGTGCAAG GAGGCACATCACAGCCAATGCTTGACTTGGTGAATCCTCAACAAAA AGGTCCGTGGGGTGCACTTTCTCCAATTCCAGAGAATAATTGCATGGCCGTTAATACTCAG ACTGGATCCATTTTTGCTGCTGCTGGTGATTCTTGTGCATACTGCTGGGATGTG GAGAAGAATGAAATAAAGATGGTTTTGAAAGGACATTCAGACTACTTGCATTGCATTGTTGCTCGAAATTCTCACAATCAG GTTATAACTGGTTCAGAGGACGGGACAACACGAATATGGG ATTGCAGAACTGGTAAATGTATTCAAATAATTGATCCACAGAAGGATAAGAAGTCGAGGGAGTTGTTTCCATATGTCAGTTGCATTGCTCTTGATGCAAGTGAGAGTTGGCTG GCTTGTGGAAGTGGCCGGTCTTTATCTGTTTGGAACCTTCCAGCGTGTGAATGTGTTTCACGAATCACGACAGGTGCTGCTAACCAGGATGTCATATTTGATGATAATCAA GTTTTAGCGGTTGGAGCGGAGCCCCTGCTTAGTCGCTTTGACCTGAACGGAGATATTATTTCACAGATACCATGTGCTCCTCAGTCACTCTTTTCCATTTCTTTACATCCTTCAGGG GTCACAGCAGTAGCTGGTTACGGAGCATTAGTGGATATTGTGTCGCAATTTGGGAGTCATTTGTGCACATTCCAGTGCTGA